The following proteins are co-located in the Vibrio azureus genome:
- the rsmC gene encoding 16S rRNA (guanine(1207)-N(2))-methyltransferase RsmC: MSAYIAPSQIAQRQIEYFKGKHVLVAGEVEDLFPVELANYCESVEIFTSNYSYYRQVRDIESIKSHFGSQFDLPTQADMILLYWPKAKAEAEYLLAMLMAKLGVGTEIVIVGENRSGIKSVEKMFTPYGIVKKYDSARRCSFYWGSCLNEAQPFIQADWFKSYNVTLGEQSLTVKSLPGVFSHGEFDLGSRLLLETLPALSGKVLDFGCGAGVLGAFMAKTNPGISIEMCDINAYAITSSQETLIANGLSGHVFASDIYSDTSKDYRFIISNPPFHSGLDTNYNAAETLLGQAPNYMTREGELIIVANSFLQYPPIIERAFKQCDTLNKTNKFAIYYAKKA, translated from the coding sequence ATGTCTGCTTACATTGCTCCAAGCCAAATAGCTCAACGTCAAATCGAGTACTTTAAAGGCAAACACGTATTAGTTGCCGGTGAGGTAGAAGATTTATTCCCTGTCGAATTAGCAAACTACTGTGAGTCGGTTGAGATCTTTACATCTAATTACAGCTATTATCGTCAAGTCCGTGACATTGAATCGATTAAAAGCCACTTTGGCTCCCAATTCGATCTCCCAACGCAAGCGGACATGATCTTACTTTATTGGCCAAAAGCGAAGGCGGAAGCCGAGTATTTGCTTGCGATGTTGATGGCAAAACTCGGTGTCGGCACAGAAATCGTCATCGTGGGTGAAAACCGCTCAGGAATAAAAAGCGTTGAAAAAATGTTTACCCCCTACGGCATAGTCAAAAAGTATGACTCTGCTCGTCGCTGTTCATTCTACTGGGGAAGCTGTCTTAACGAAGCTCAACCATTCATACAAGCCGATTGGTTTAAATCTTATAACGTCACGCTCGGTGAGCAATCACTTACCGTTAAAAGTCTACCTGGCGTTTTTAGCCACGGTGAATTTGATCTTGGTAGTCGCCTATTATTAGAAACACTCCCGGCTCTCTCGGGCAAAGTGCTTGATTTTGGCTGTGGCGCAGGAGTGTTAGGGGCTTTCATGGCTAAAACCAACCCAGGTATCAGCATTGAAATGTGTGATATCAATGCCTACGCGATAACGTCCAGCCAAGAAACACTCATCGCAAATGGCCTATCTGGACATGTTTTCGCTTCAGATATCTATTCTGATACTAGTAAAGATTACCGCTTTATCATTAGTAATCCACCTTTTCATAGTGGCTTAGACACGAATTACAACGCAGCAGAAACACTACTAGGGCAAGCACCAAACTATATGACAAGAGAAGGAGAGCTCATCATTGTAGCGAATAGCTTCTTACAATATCCTCCGATCATTGAACGAGCCTTCAAACAATGTGACACTCTAAACAAAACCAATAAGTTTGCTATTTATTACGCCAAGAAAGCTTAG
- a CDS encoding response regulator: MFKFYKNQKFKRLQSTLMSAFLVLSITPLTIIAIFFLHSHSQDLQEQSTSHLLSVRDTKQQQIIDYLTTKETEVMGFVRSELAYASGGRFYGLVNAFSQLGQNMDEARENAQQRYITSSGDQIKTSTLPESNNYLGSERYRLLHKRYHWAYLELLKRSDFTDILLVDLDGNVTYSANKDDNYGTNLLTGHYKDSILGQTFKRLTEDVSKNRKSNEDYTPVVFSDFTPENGESVAWMGAPIIQQGYLHSYAMFRLPNNGITKLLADNKHNVSIEALLVGNNNNPITSNIKPKEIENSAKVIAQSLSGNIDVMTYGNGQQEEIIAAFTPIKTHGVTWALIIQLPEKEAFARVHQLQKLFVIAMVVAILLVVIASHYLSNFITAPLLQLTWGAEKVSAGDLDDTIFDTHRKDEIGRLAQSFQRMQRSIREKIQTIKQQNEELESNLTLIKKQNEDLQLANKLKDEFLATTSHELRTPLHGMIGIAETLVSGANGVLPKHQQYQLDIIIKSGQRLANLVDDLLDYHKMRYGNMEIQKSAVSLASATRLVLELSNHLLGNKTIRIINQVPADLPPVSADPQRLEQVLYNLIGNAIKYTPEGKVVISATVVDEQIRVQVVDTGQGIPAEALEHIFEPLIQASHDTGRYRQGAGLGLSISRQLIELMDGSLYVSSQPMVGTTFSFTLPRASEDEIQATRHLDQYDHFQAPEVYLETAQPLTLPESSDGPLLYIADDEPVNLRVLESFLRIEGYRIRTACDGPDIIELVEKEKPDLLLLDVMMPGMSGYEVCSQLRNMYDHAELPIIMLTALSQTEERLKGFEAGANDYLSKPFSKHELAARIQAHLTASKAEMRHVENQLLESELRKRAEVEASLLETQGRLLEQLESAPEAIICLREDHRIRFANEAACKLFKRNLEQLKRSSADELIAPKYLTVTQSHYCGNIDIYIEDIRQSIEADILKLPEESGLDVMYIFNIGGGINATRIHNLETAVEVLSCYAFDGDKEQLQKLKELGGEFTRLADKALGSKKDKQELLREILVDTITHALAYWESSTGESKFAFAEQSGLWRVYLDRSTLQTRTLDKYMRLETLPKTPRWRTVLSSIEFILEHCKEQSPERSYIEAQKNKLQRLLTN; this comes from the coding sequence ATGTTTAAGTTTTATAAAAATCAGAAATTTAAGCGTTTACAAAGCACTTTAATGTCCGCATTTTTGGTGCTGAGTATTACGCCTCTGACCATCATTGCGATTTTTTTCCTTCATTCTCACAGCCAAGATTTGCAAGAACAAAGCACATCACATTTACTGTCTGTTCGAGACACTAAACAGCAGCAAATCATTGACTATTTGACCACAAAAGAAACCGAAGTCATGGGGTTTGTACGTTCGGAATTAGCTTATGCAAGTGGCGGTCGCTTCTATGGCCTTGTCAATGCTTTCAGCCAATTAGGGCAAAATATGGATGAAGCAAGAGAAAATGCCCAACAACGTTATATCACCAGCAGTGGCGACCAAATTAAAACCTCTACCCTTCCGGAGTCGAACAACTACCTAGGTAGTGAACGCTACCGATTACTACATAAGCGCTATCATTGGGCTTATTTAGAGTTACTCAAACGTTCTGATTTCACCGATATTCTCTTAGTCGATCTGGATGGTAATGTAACCTATTCAGCGAATAAAGATGATAACTACGGCACCAACTTACTGACAGGCCACTACAAAGACAGCATTTTAGGACAGACGTTTAAACGCCTTACTGAAGATGTCAGCAAAAATCGCAAGAGTAACGAAGATTACACTCCTGTGGTGTTTTCAGATTTTACTCCAGAAAACGGCGAGTCTGTGGCTTGGATGGGCGCACCTATCATCCAACAAGGTTACCTACACAGCTACGCTATGTTTAGGCTGCCTAATAATGGCATCACCAAACTTCTTGCAGACAACAAACACAATGTGTCGATTGAAGCTTTATTAGTCGGTAATAACAACAATCCTATTACGAGTAACATTAAGCCTAAAGAGATTGAAAATAGCGCTAAAGTCATCGCTCAGTCGCTCTCAGGCAATATTGACGTTATGACCTACGGCAATGGTCAACAAGAAGAGATAATCGCCGCCTTCACACCAATAAAAACTCACGGTGTCACTTGGGCTCTGATTATTCAACTTCCTGAGAAAGAAGCATTTGCACGTGTTCACCAGCTACAAAAGCTGTTTGTAATAGCCATGGTGGTCGCGATTTTATTAGTGGTCATTGCTTCTCACTATTTATCAAATTTCATCACAGCACCACTATTACAATTAACTTGGGGAGCAGAAAAAGTTTCTGCGGGTGATCTTGATGACACGATTTTTGATACTCATCGAAAAGATGAAATAGGCCGTCTTGCTCAAAGCTTTCAACGCATGCAACGCTCTATCAGAGAAAAAATTCAAACCATAAAGCAGCAGAATGAAGAGTTGGAAAGCAACCTCACTCTCATCAAAAAACAAAACGAAGATCTGCAACTGGCGAATAAGCTAAAAGATGAGTTTTTGGCCACCACTTCCCATGAGCTGAGAACGCCACTGCACGGCATGATCGGTATTGCCGAGACGCTGGTGTCTGGCGCTAATGGCGTGTTACCAAAGCATCAGCAATACCAACTTGATATCATCATAAAAAGCGGTCAACGCTTAGCTAACTTGGTCGACGACTTATTGGATTATCATAAAATGCGTTATGGCAATATGGAAATTCAGAAGTCTGCCGTTAGCCTGGCGAGTGCGACACGTTTAGTGCTTGAGTTATCGAATCATTTGCTGGGCAACAAAACCATTCGTATCATCAATCAAGTCCCCGCTGATTTACCTCCCGTTTCAGCCGATCCGCAACGATTAGAACAAGTTTTATATAACTTAATTGGTAATGCGATCAAATACACACCGGAAGGGAAAGTGGTCATTTCCGCGACCGTGGTTGATGAACAAATTCGTGTACAAGTGGTTGATACAGGGCAAGGTATACCTGCAGAGGCCCTAGAACATATTTTCGAACCACTTATTCAAGCTAGTCATGATACTGGTCGCTATCGTCAGGGAGCAGGGTTAGGGCTTTCTATCAGCCGACAGTTAATTGAGCTTATGGACGGTTCACTCTATGTCAGCAGCCAGCCCATGGTAGGGACAACCTTTAGTTTTACTTTGCCACGAGCGAGTGAAGATGAGATTCAAGCAACACGACATTTAGACCAATATGATCATTTCCAAGCTCCTGAGGTCTATTTAGAAACTGCTCAACCATTAACGTTACCTGAATCTTCAGATGGACCATTGCTTTATATTGCGGATGATGAGCCGGTCAACTTACGAGTTTTGGAGAGCTTTCTTCGCATTGAAGGCTACAGGATCAGAACCGCTTGCGATGGACCCGATATCATCGAATTAGTCGAAAAAGAGAAACCCGATCTACTCCTGCTTGATGTGATGATGCCAGGCATGAGTGGCTATGAGGTTTGCAGTCAATTACGTAATATGTATGACCACGCCGAGCTACCTATAATTATGTTAACGGCACTCAGCCAAACAGAAGAGCGCTTAAAAGGCTTTGAAGCAGGAGCAAATGATTATCTGTCAAAACCCTTTAGCAAACATGAATTAGCAGCGCGCATTCAAGCTCATTTAACCGCCAGTAAAGCAGAGATGCGCCATGTTGAAAATCAACTGTTAGAATCGGAGTTGCGTAAACGCGCAGAAGTGGAAGCAAGCTTACTTGAAACCCAAGGGCGTTTGCTGGAACAACTTGAGTCGGCTCCAGAAGCGATCATCTGCTTACGTGAAGACCATCGTATTCGTTTTGCTAACGAAGCCGCATGCAAACTGTTTAAACGCAATCTGGAACAATTGAAACGCTCATCTGCAGATGAACTTATTGCGCCAAAATACTTAACCGTTACTCAATCCCATTATTGCGGCAATATTGATATTTACATTGAAGATATCCGCCAAAGTATTGAAGCTGATATTCTTAAATTGCCTGAAGAGTCGGGCTTGGATGTTATGTACATCTTTAATATAGGTGGTGGCATTAATGCAACCCGAATCCATAATTTAGAAACCGCTGTTGAAGTCTTATCATGCTACGCCTTCGACGGAGACAAAGAGCAGTTACAAAAGCTCAAGGAACTGGGTGGGGAATTCACCCGCCTGGCTGATAAAGCACTGGGTAGCAAAAAAGACAAACAAGAACTTTTACGAGAAATTCTCGTCGACACAATTACACATGCTTTGGCTTATTGGGAATCAAGTACTGGAGAGAGCAAATTTGCTTTTGCCGAACAAAGTGGCCTATGGCGAGTCTATCTTGACCGAAGCACACTGCAAACTCGGACACTGGACAAATACATGCGCCTAGAGACCTTACCTAAAACACCACGTTGGCGAACGGTGCTTAGTTCGATTGAGTTTATCCTTGAACATTGCAAAGAGCAAAGCCCTGAACGAAGCTATATTGAAGCACAAAAGAATAAGTTACAAAGATTGCTCACCAATTAA